The following are from one region of the Chloracidobacterium sp. genome:
- a CDS encoding efflux RND transporter permease subunit yields MQWLAEICVHRPVFATVIVLFLTVVGGFSFFTLGVDRFPKIDLPTISVRVGNPGASPEEIESEITDVIEGALNTVPGVEEMRSSSSRGSSNVTLTFNLEKDPDVAYQEIQQKLSTVVNRLPETADPPVAQKSDPDSQPILMYTVSAPRGVMELTELVEVLIQKRIESADGVGEVFMWGSRTPQIRISVNPDRLRAFELAVTDVSAAIRSQNQELPGGNLVEGQRTLGVRTMSKLTEVEQFNDIVITTRNGFPIKIKDIGYVEKTGGEPSSAASLDGVQSVSVGVRKQAGANTIAVINNVKSRMEEIIPNLPSDMKVAIIRDQSEFIQNSLTAIEEHLVLGGLFAAIIVFLFLWNFRSTIISALAIPVSIIAAFAAIAAFGYSLNQMTMLALTLMVGIVIDDAIVVLENIYRFVEEKGMDPFQAAIEGTREIGLAVLATTLSLLAVFIPVGFMSGIVGRFMSSFGLTAAAAIAVSLIVSFTLTPMLAARWIKKKKPVERRSKGEPEAVEPGSWQSNGDEIDSGNETDHSTPGSNGHESKDGWFYQKIDGFYTFMLRLSMRYRWVVVLICIATVVSIYPLYKFVGMAFLPDEDESLFQVNLRGPQGTSLSATQSILDRIARDIRAEVPGVKNTLVLAGFGRGSGPNNGFINVALLPVSEREKSQADLINQTRAIARKYSSKDYQVSVSASSSIAGSIGLGRGGSSVGLYIAGPDMDRLTEYANTLVERMKQDPIFRDPDNSVEIGTPEIRVVIDRTRAADLGVRAGDVAQALNILSAGQIVSTYSEGSQQYDVVVRADEPFRRDRTNFKYFSVASSNGGIIGLERVVKLEEALAPSSINRLNRQRQVTVSAGLPPNASESDALAKIEQYARELQMPPQYVTGVTGQSKELQKAYESFMYAFLLSFVFMYLILAAQFESFIHPVTILLTLPLAVPFALLSTALAGQTLNIFSALGILLLFGIVKKNAILQIDHTNTLRAKGLNRYDAIIQANRDRLRPILMTTLALVAGMIPLTLGTGAGAATNRSIGILVVGGQSLCLLLTLLAVPVFYSLFDDASESTIMRRIGGNLSAIRESIFRSKRESKSPGVSEPNGAADATQGN; encoded by the coding sequence ATGCAGTGGTTAGCTGAAATTTGTGTTCACAGGCCGGTATTCGCAACCGTAATCGTCTTGTTCCTAACGGTCGTGGGAGGCTTTAGCTTCTTTACGCTCGGGGTCGATCGCTTTCCCAAGATCGATCTTCCGACTATTTCAGTGCGCGTTGGTAATCCGGGTGCATCGCCCGAAGAGATCGAAAGCGAGATCACCGACGTGATCGAGGGAGCGCTCAACACGGTGCCTGGTGTCGAAGAAATGCGCTCGAGTTCGTCCCGCGGAAGCTCGAATGTAACACTCACCTTCAACCTTGAAAAAGATCCGGACGTCGCCTATCAAGAGATTCAGCAGAAGTTGAGCACTGTCGTCAACCGTTTACCGGAAACCGCCGATCCACCTGTTGCCCAAAAATCTGACCCCGATTCTCAGCCGATATTGATGTATACCGTCAGCGCTCCGCGCGGCGTGATGGAACTTACCGAACTGGTCGAAGTGCTTATACAGAAGCGGATCGAGTCAGCTGACGGAGTCGGCGAGGTCTTCATGTGGGGATCACGAACGCCTCAGATTCGCATTAGCGTAAATCCTGATCGGCTCCGAGCGTTTGAACTTGCGGTGACCGATGTTTCGGCTGCAATACGTTCGCAGAACCAGGAATTGCCTGGTGGAAACTTGGTCGAGGGACAACGAACGCTGGGTGTTCGAACGATGAGCAAGTTGACCGAGGTCGAGCAGTTCAACGACATCGTGATCACGACCCGCAACGGATTTCCGATCAAGATCAAGGATATTGGGTACGTTGAGAAAACAGGCGGCGAACCGAGTTCCGCAGCCTCGTTGGATGGCGTCCAGTCTGTTTCAGTTGGTGTCCGCAAGCAAGCCGGCGCGAATACGATAGCGGTCATCAATAACGTGAAATCACGTATGGAGGAGATAATCCCAAATCTTCCCTCCGACATGAAGGTGGCCATCATTCGTGATCAATCGGAGTTCATTCAGAATTCTCTCACCGCGATTGAAGAACATCTCGTGCTTGGCGGTTTGTTTGCGGCCATAATCGTATTTCTATTCCTATGGAATTTTCGGTCGACGATCATATCCGCTCTTGCTATTCCGGTTTCGATCATTGCCGCATTCGCCGCGATCGCGGCGTTCGGTTATTCGTTGAATCAAATGACGATGCTGGCCCTCACCCTGATGGTCGGGATCGTGATCGATGATGCCATCGTCGTTCTCGAGAATATTTATCGATTTGTTGAAGAAAAGGGAATGGATCCGTTTCAAGCGGCGATCGAAGGAACTCGGGAGATCGGTCTTGCGGTTCTTGCGACCACGCTTTCCCTGCTCGCGGTTTTCATACCCGTCGGTTTCATGAGCGGGATCGTCGGTCGGTTCATGTCTTCTTTCGGACTGACCGCCGCAGCCGCAATTGCGGTTTCGCTGATCGTCTCGTTCACACTTACGCCAATGCTCGCCGCGCGCTGGATCAAAAAGAAGAAGCCCGTGGAACGGCGATCGAAAGGTGAACCCGAGGCAGTTGAACCCGGCTCGTGGCAATCGAACGGCGACGAGATAGATTCGGGTAACGAGACGGACCATTCGACGCCAGGTTCAAATGGCCATGAAAGCAAGGATGGATGGTTCTATCAAAAGATCGACGGTTTTTACACTTTCATGCTGCGGCTCTCGATGCGTTATAGATGGGTAGTTGTTTTGATCTGTATCGCGACGGTGGTGTCGATCTATCCGTTATATAAATTTGTCGGAATGGCATTCCTTCCGGACGAAGACGAATCGCTTTTTCAGGTGAATCTTCGCGGACCTCAGGGAACGTCGCTTTCGGCGACCCAGTCGATCCTCGATCGGATCGCCAGGGACATTCGAGCCGAGGTTCCGGGTGTAAAGAACACTCTGGTACTTGCAGGTTTCGGTCGGGGTTCTGGGCCGAACAATGGTTTCATCAACGTCGCTCTGCTGCCGGTCTCGGAACGCGAGAAATCGCAGGCTGATCTGATCAACCAAACACGCGCGATCGCAAGAAAGTACTCATCTAAGGACTATCAGGTCAGTGTGTCGGCCTCATCGTCGATCGCCGGAAGTATAGGTCTCGGTCGGGGAGGTTCATCTGTCGGGTTATATATAGCCGGCCCGGATATGGATCGGCTAACTGAATATGCGAACACACTTGTGGAACGGATGAAGCAGGATCCGATATTCAGGGATCCCGACAATTCGGTCGAGATCGGTACTCCCGAGATACGCGTGGTGATCGACCGCACGCGTGCCGCCGACCTCGGAGTCAGGGCAGGAGACGTGGCCCAAGCGTTGAACATACTTTCGGCAGGCCAGATCGTATCGACTTACAGCGAGGGATCGCAGCAATACGATGTGGTCGTCAGGGCTGATGAACCCTTTCGTCGTGATCGCACCAATTTCAAGTATTTTTCTGTGGCTTCTTCCAATGGCGGAATTATCGGGCTCGAGCGGGTGGTCAAGCTTGAGGAAGCACTTGCCCCCTCCTCGATCAATCGCCTAAATCGCCAACGGCAAGTAACGGTCTCTGCGGGACTGCCGCCAAACGCCTCGGAGTCTGATGCACTCGCCAAGATCGAGCAGTATGCCCGGGAACTTCAGATGCCGCCCCAGTACGTCACGGGTGTGACAGGTCAATCAAAGGAGCTCCAGAAGGCGTATGAGTCCTTTATGTACGCTTTCCTCCTGTCTTTCGTTTTCATGTACCTCATCCTCGCGGCGCAGTTCGAATCGTTCATACATCCCGTCACGATCCTCTTGACCCTGCCGCTCGCTGTCCCTTTCGCTTTGCTTTCGACAGCTCTCGCAGGGCAGACCCTGAACATTTTCTCCGCACTTGGGATATTGCTATTGTTTGGGATCGTCAAGAAGAACGCCATTCTCCAGATAGACCACACCAATACGCTCAGAGCAAAAGGGCTGAATCGCTATGATGCGATTATCCAGGCGAACCGTGATCGATTGCGCCCAATATTAATGACGACCCTGGCCCTGGTTGCCGGCATGATACCGCTGACGCTCGGCACAGGAGCAGGTGCTGCAACAAACCGTTCCATCGGTATTCTCGTAGTTGGCGGCCAGTCGCTGTGCCTACTTTTGACGCTGTTGGCGGTTCCGGTATTCTACTCGCTGTTTGATGATGCTTCCGAATCGACGATCATGCGTCGGATCGGAGGGAATTTGTCAGCGATCAGGGAATCGATATTTCGATCGAAGCGCGAATCTAAGAGTCCAGGCGTTTCGGAGCCAAATGGAGCGGCAGATGCGACGCAAGGGAATTAG